The following are from one region of the Bacteroidales bacterium genome:
- a CDS encoding glucosaminidase domain-containing protein, with amino-acid sequence MMIRKLLFFLIITPLLFSCSNDSNQHAYEGFSEDELQFIARYDHELLNTIARKTISVQEKSVESADEIEIIKQKQVKPLVYNQLLSTRYMEKNHQKNVFIAQILPQVLITKFYLDQQRQVLEMLMSEDSTIEDIDHDERQAFIEQQMKKHGVETVGALMDQLTTHPTSIILAQAAIESNWGSTRSYEKANNPFQIRSINSSEPRLETFGKDSAITYLKKYEHLPASIVDYFRNINRSDRLADFREQRQTISDPFKLVQYLESYQPAYGEKYIQLLTNVIRRNDLTRYDSYEIDSTYINILTKDEIRSIIEDQTKRERNIVSSDSDRIKKIQSRSVDIQYTAIDSPASIVDVNSKYVVPYVYTNVIDLKYLPLEERKEKFIDMLLPSVLTAAYGIKQTRQRITTIQERMARDKPISEEDSVFLTKQLKDWRAENTEELLKEKMITRPISIMLAQAALETGWGSSRFFIAANNVFGVWSFDPNESRIRALGTRDGTPVYVKKYGDLSSSIIDYYKVIAKGPYDEYRQARKRTRDPYVLVEYLFRYSEMGQEYINRLKTVMRKSNLVKYDNYQLDPSYIKVE; translated from the coding sequence ATGATGATCCGCAAACTCCTGTTTTTCCTTATCATTACCCCATTGCTATTCAGCTGCTCGAATGATTCAAACCAGCATGCCTATGAAGGCTTCTCAGAAGATGAATTGCAATTTATTGCCCGCTATGACCATGAGCTGTTGAATACCATCGCGCGCAAAACCATCTCGGTACAAGAGAAATCTGTAGAATCTGCCGATGAAATAGAGATCATAAAGCAGAAACAGGTGAAACCCCTGGTATACAACCAACTGCTTTCCACCCGCTACATGGAAAAAAACCATCAGAAAAATGTTTTTATTGCCCAAATCCTGCCGCAGGTACTCATTACCAAATTTTACCTCGATCAGCAACGTCAGGTACTGGAAATGCTGATGTCTGAGGATTCAACGATTGAAGATATTGATCATGACGAGAGACAGGCTTTCATTGAACAGCAGATGAAAAAGCACGGGGTGGAAACAGTCGGAGCACTGATGGATCAACTGACAACACATCCTACCAGCATCATACTTGCACAGGCCGCCATCGAGTCAAACTGGGGAAGTACCAGAAGTTACGAAAAAGCCAACAATCCCTTTCAGATACGATCCATTAACTCCTCGGAGCCCCGCTTAGAGACCTTTGGCAAAGACAGCGCCATCACTTACCTGAAAAAATATGAGCATCTGCCAGCTTCCATTGTAGATTACTTCAGAAACATCAACCGTTCGGATCGCCTGGCTGATTTTCGCGAGCAACGGCAAACCATTTCCGATCCCTTCAAGCTGGTGCAATACCTTGAAAGTTACCAGCCGGCATACGGAGAAAAATACATCCAGCTGCTAACCAATGTAATCCGCAGAAATGATCTGACCCGCTATGATTCCTATGAGATCGACTCTACCTACATCAATATCCTAACCAAAGATGAGATCCGCTCTATCATTGAGGATCAAACCAAAAGAGAGCGAAACATAGTATCTTCCGATTCAGACCGCATCAAAAAGATTCAGTCGAGAAGCGTGGACATACAGTATACAGCGATCGATTCCCCCGCATCCATTGTTGACGTGAACAGCAAATATGTTGTTCCTTACGTATATACCAATGTCATCGACCTGAAGTATCTGCCTTTAGAGGAGAGAAAGGAGAAATTTATAGATATGTTGCTGCCGTCGGTATTAACTGCCGCCTATGGAATCAAACAAACCCGGCAGCGGATAACCACCATTCAGGAGAGAATGGCACGGGATAAACCCATATCGGAGGAAGACAGTGTGTTTCTAACGAAACAGCTCAAAGACTGGAGGGCGGAGAATACGGAAGAACTGTTGAAAGAGAAAATGATCACCCGGCCCATCAGCATCATGCTGGCGCAAGCGGCCCTGGAAACAGGCTGGGGCAGCTCCCGGTTTTTTATAGCAGCCAATAATGTTTTTGGTGTCTGGTCCTTCGATCCCAATGAATCAAGGATCCGGGCCCTGGGAACAAGAGATGGCACACCCGTATATGTGAAAAAATACGGGGATCTGTCCAGCAGCATCATCGATTATTACAAGGTGATCGCCAAAGGCCCTTATGATGAATACCGCCAGGCAAGAAAAAGAACCCGTGACCCCTACGTTTTGGTAGAATATCTGTTCCGGTACAGTGAAATGGGCCAGGAATATATCAACCGCCTGAAAACGGTGATGCGGAAGTCGAATTTGGTTAAGTACGACAACTATCAGCTGGATCCCTCCTACATTAAAGTCGAATGA